The Candidatus Neomarinimicrobiota bacterium genome segment TCTTAATTAAAAGTAAAATGAACGCATTTACCGGATAAGAATTGAGTAAATTAGCAGGTCTGGGGCTTATAGCCGCATACGTTATTCACACAATTATTTTCTGGTTGTATCCTTTTCTGTGGGGGTTGGTTATTGCTTTTAAAAGATGGAACATCATTTCTCCCGAAAAGGAGTTTATCGGCTTAAGTAACTTCACGGGGGTTCTATATGACCCGTTATTCTGGATATCATTTAAAAATTCCCTTTATTTTATGGCGGTATATGTCCCGCTGTCGATTGTCTCTGCCCTTGGAGTAGCATTGTTACTCAGTCGGATTAAGTTTTTGCAAGCCTTCTTTGCGACCGGATATTTGATGTCCTATATCTCTGCAGGTGTTGCCTATTCCATCGTCTTCAGTCTTCTCTTCTCCGGAGATGGACTTATCAATACATGGCTGAGTAAAATAAATATAACGATCCCGTGGTTCTCCGACCCCGATATCGCCATGGCTTCTATCGCGCTGATCGTCGTTTGGAAATTTCTGGGCTACTATAGTTTGATTTTCCTGGCGGGATTACAGGCTATTCCGAAAACTCTGTATGAATCTGCGTCAATCGACGGGGCGAGTGAATGGGTACAATTTTTTAGGATTACCGTTCCGCTTCTTAGCCCCTCATTTACCATAGTTCTGATTTTCGCCGTCATGTTGTCTTTCAATATTTTTACGGAACCTTACATGATCACGGGTGGCGGACCGCTTGACAGTACACAGACTTTTGTTATGCAAATCTATCATCAAACGTTCACTGCGCTGCACGCCGGCTATGGGTCCAGCTTCGCAATTATTGTAGCGGCTATCAGCTTCGCGTTTGTCTTCGTGATAAGGAAGACAGTGGAAAGGGACGTAACATGATCGTAATCCGGGATAAGAAAAGTAAAAAACAGCCACGCGCAATCAAATTGGTCATCGTCTATACTCTTCTCTGCTTGGGATTGATCGTCATGGTTTTTCCCTACATCTGGATGATTCTGGCTTCGTTCAAGATTCCATCGGAAATCTATAATAGATTCTTCCCTTCACGCTTCACTCTGGAAAATTATTATATGATGTTTTCAGCCGGACAAAGCGGTTCCGGCAGTCCGTTCATAAGGTCAGCTTTCAACAGTTTGGTTGTATCCTCGATAGCCACTTTTTCTGTTGTGCTTGTTGGTTCGATTACAGGTTATGCGCTGGCTCGATTACGGTTTTGGGGACGAGATTTTTTAAATAGTTTTGTCCTATTCCAAATGCTGTTTCCGGCAATTCTGTTCTTGATCCCGCGTTTTTTGTTAATGTTGGAATTAGGATGGATAAATACATACCAGGGCATGTTCTCTCCGTTCATGGTAAGCGCCTGGGCTATTTTTCTTTATACGCAATTCTATAAGACTATTCCGCAGGAGCTGATTGACGCAGCCAGAATAGATGGTTGCTCGGAACTAAGAATAGTTTTTTCCGTGATGCT includes the following:
- a CDS encoding carbohydrate ABC transporter permease, yielding MIVIRDKKSKKQPRAIKLVIVYTLLCLGLIVMVFPYIWMILASFKIPSEIYNRFFPSRFTLENYYMMFSAGQSGSGSPFIRSAFNSLVVSSIATFSVVLVGSITGYALARLRFWGRDFLNSFVLFQMLFPAILFLIPRFLLMLELGWINTYQGMFSPFMVSAWAIFLYTQFYKTIPQELIDAARIDGCSELRIVFSVMLPLSKSVTAIVAIFTFMSTWDEFLWYIIVTKDYDLMPLSALLGLFTKGEYNSYPGIQTAGAVLLTVPILILFFFFRKSFSKGIAMSGIKG
- a CDS encoding sugar ABC transporter permease, which encodes MSKLAGLGLIAAYVIHTIIFWLYPFLWGLVIAFKRWNIISPEKEFIGLSNFTGVLYDPLFWISFKNSLYFMAVYVPLSIVSALGVALLLSRIKFLQAFFATGYLMSYISAGVAYSIVFSLLFSGDGLINTWLSKINITIPWFSDPDIAMASIALIVVWKFLGYYSLIFLAGLQAIPKTLYESASIDGASEWVQFFRITVPLLSPSFTIVLIFAVMLSFNIFTEPYMITGGGPLDSTQTFVMQIYHQTFTALHAGYGSSFAIIVAAISFAFVFVIRKTVERDVT